A part of Helicobacter ibis genomic DNA contains:
- a CDS encoding YhdP family protein — protein sequence MKKTSVRLLKIFIFFTLLSSILISFYIVLYNGIAIDRFNINGIKISGFYLSLDKKLILKINDIDFTQSKKDSDFDLKSNLHHIKNIHLTLQYFQQIEINTISFENYKAKLAYDGENFSLDSNLLYTKAKLQEQNSKIKIFVEDFFIKPYAIYYQANGEYDINSKILNTNGTLKFWDKDNNKEFITINLDINSDLENITLKGNSSEFKDIKFLRNILPTAKDKLVDSWIYDNYQVKDAIIQDFYINIPLKSKNIIQESIDSLYIIGEARNAEVKFHESLQTINAQSVKLIFQNHNLEFYPKNATYKNHALEDSSVILEDLSHLDRPTLLKININANTKLDSEIISLLQAYEINLPIIAKHSNIKSNLHLYINLKNHKVLTNGIFKTTDNEILINNIPIQTKTAEIQLDNNIVTAHIKEAKYKDMLNANANFTIELDNKIISGELEVIESTLSQENKDILLIQNSNIPFNIDFNDSLILNLPKLQITGIFGDLESKITLNSLENLKHFSKILNDYKVTSGNAQIITKDFIEYHAVFDLQTQQEILLDKQNKAPIQTTQLSLSYTPTKYTIRSSDSKLRIVGTKESQEINLHNAILNANKSTLANDSNNQTNIIIKGTNADIIVNDDFYLLSDNFNISINNGLIVANLQHKNGVLNLKKKDEYLMIKASEFGDDFLNTLGNKKIFHNGRFYLEANTDDNGVIIGEFSLASTSINNLATLHNIFTFIDSVPSLLSLKMPGFNDKGYYVESGKVKFGIDKEYVAIESLNFNGSSMDIKGKGIVALNDKSIDFHAQLITAKNLSGIINKIPGVNYILLGEDGNISTSFRIGGTIGDPKIHTQATQDALIAPFNILKRTITSPFDIFKK from the coding sequence ATGAAAAAAACATCTGTAAGATTACTAAAAATATTTATATTTTTTACTCTCTTATCATCTATACTCATATCGTTTTATATTGTCCTTTATAATGGTATTGCAATTGATAGATTCAACATCAATGGAATCAAAATTAGCGGATTTTATCTAAGCTTAGATAAAAAATTAATTTTAAAAATAAATGACATAGATTTTACGCAAAGCAAAAAAGATTCTGATTTTGACTTAAAATCAAACTTACATCATATAAAAAACATACATCTAACATTACAATATTTCCAGCAAATAGAAATAAATACAATTTCGTTTGAGAATTACAAGGCTAAACTCGCATATGATGGAGAGAACTTTTCTTTAGATTCAAATTTGCTATACACAAAAGCAAAACTGCAAGAACAAAACTCAAAAATAAAAATCTTTGTTGAAGATTTCTTTATAAAGCCATATGCAATATACTATCAAGCAAATGGAGAATATGACATAAATAGCAAAATCCTAAATACCAATGGAACTCTAAAGTTTTGGGATAAAGATAACAATAAAGAATTCATAACAATAAACCTAGATATAAATAGTGACTTAGAAAACATCACACTAAAAGGAAATAGTAGCGAATTTAAAGACATAAAGTTTTTACGCAACATACTTCCAACTGCAAAAGACAAACTCGTAGATTCATGGATTTATGATAATTACCAAGTAAAAGACGCCATAATACAAGACTTCTATATAAATATACCACTAAAGAGCAAAAATATAATTCAAGAATCCATAGATAGCCTATACATAATAGGTGAAGCAAGAAATGCAGAAGTAAAGTTCCACGAATCTCTACAAACAATAAATGCACAATCAGTAAAACTAATCTTCCAAAATCACAACTTAGAGTTCTACCCCAAAAATGCAACATACAAAAACCATGCACTTGAAGATTCAAGCGTGATACTTGAAGACCTTTCACACCTAGATAGACCAACATTGCTAAAAATAAACATAAATGCAAACACAAAGCTAGATTCTGAAATAATCTCTCTACTACAAGCATATGAGATAAACTTGCCAATAATTGCAAAACACTCAAACATAAAATCAAATTTACACCTATATATAAACTTAAAAAATCACAAAGTGCTTACTAATGGAATCTTTAAAACAACAGACAATGAAATTCTAATAAACAATATACCAATACAAACAAAAACCGCCGAAATACAACTAGACAATAATATAGTAACAGCACACATAAAAGAAGCAAAATACAAAGATATGCTAAATGCTAATGCTAATTTCACAATAGAACTAGACAATAAAATAATAAGTGGTGAACTTGAAGTAATAGAATCCACACTCTCACAAGAAAACAAAGATATATTATTAATACAAAATAGCAACATACCATTTAATATAGACTTTAACGACAGCTTAATTTTAAACCTACCAAAATTACAAATTACAGGTATCTTTGGAGATTTGGAATCTAAAATAACACTAAATTCACTAGAAAACCTAAAACATTTTTCAAAAATTCTAAATGATTATAAAGTAACAAGCGGTAATGCACAAATAATAACAAAAGATTTTATAGAATATCACGCAGTCTTTGATTTGCAAACACAACAAGAAATCCTACTAGACAAACAAAATAAAGCACCAATCCAAACAACACAACTATCTCTATCATATACACCAACAAAATACACGATAAGATCAAGCGATAGCAAGCTAAGAATAGTAGGCACAAAAGAAAGCCAAGAAATAAATCTGCACAATGCAATTTTAAATGCAAACAAAAGCACACTAGCAAATGATAGTAACAATCAAACAAATATAATTATAAAAGGCACAAACGCAGATATAATCGTAAATGATGATTTTTATCTACTTAGCGATAACTTTAATATATCAATAAATAATGGGCTAATAGTAGCAAACTTGCAACACAAAAATGGTGTGCTAAACCTAAAGAAAAAAGATGAATACCTAATGATAAAGGCTTCTGAATTTGGTGATGACTTCTTAAATACTTTAGGAAACAAAAAGATATTTCATAATGGTAGATTCTACCTTGAGGCAAATACAGATGATAATGGTGTTATCATCGGTGAATTTAGCCTTGCAAGCACCTCTATAAACAATCTTGCAACCTTGCATAATATTTTTACCTTTATAGATTCTGTGCCTTCTTTGCTATCTCTTAAAATGCCAGGCTTTAATGATAAAGGATACTATGTAGAGAGTGGCAAGGTAAAATTCGGTATAGACAAAGAATATGTAGCAATTGAATCTCTAAACTTCAATGGTTCATCTATGGATATAAAAGGTAAAGGAATAGTTGCACTAAATGATAAAAGCATAGATTTTCATGCTCAACTAATCACTGCTAAAAATTTAAGTGGGATAATAAACAAGATTCCGGGGGTAAATTATATATTATTAGGAGAAGATGGAAATATATCAACAAGCTTCAGAATCGGAGGCACAATAGGAGATCCAAAAATCCATACCCAAGCCACACAAGATGCACTAATAGCTCCATTTAATATTCTAAAAAGAACTATAACAAGCCCATTTGATATATTTAAAAAATAA
- the nth gene encoding endonuclease III, whose amino-acid sequence MEKLPKKATKKEINEIKEVFLKNYKEAKTELQYKNDYELLIAVMLSAQCTDKRVNIITPALFAEYPDIKALKKANLEDIKELIKTCSFFNNKAKNLLAMANEVDKKHNGEIPLDRDKLKDLPGVGQKTANVVLIESKGANYIAVDTHVFRVSHRLGLSRAQTPLKTEEDLSKIFKDNLGILHQAMVLFGRYICKAINPKCNECFLNHICKSKRKI is encoded by the coding sequence ATGGAAAAACTACCAAAAAAAGCAACCAAAAAAGAAATAAATGAAATAAAAGAAGTATTCCTGAAAAACTACAAAGAAGCAAAAACCGAATTACAATACAAAAACGACTATGAACTACTAATTGCCGTAATGCTATCAGCCCAATGCACAGATAAAAGGGTAAATATAATAACTCCAGCATTATTTGCAGAATACCCAGATATAAAAGCACTAAAAAAAGCAAATCTAGAAGACATAAAAGAACTAATAAAAACCTGCTCTTTTTTTAATAATAAAGCTAAGAATCTTCTAGCAATGGCAAATGAAGTTGATAAAAAACATAACGGAGAAATACCACTAGACAGGGACAAACTAAAAGACTTGCCCGGAGTTGGTCAAAAGACTGCAAATGTTGTGTTAATAGAATCTAAAGGTGCAAATTATATAGCAGTTGATACACATGTCTTTCGCGTATCTCATAGGCTTGGGCTAAGTAGGGCACAAACACCTCTAAAAACAGAAGAAGACTTATCAAAAATTTTTAAGGATAATTTAGGAATCTTACATCAAGCAATGGTTCTATTTGGCAGATATATATGTAAGGCTATAAACCCAAAATGCAATGAATGCTTCTTAAACCACATTTGCAAAAGCAAGAGAAAAATCTAA
- a CDS encoding methyl-accepting chemotaxis protein: MANGLNVSIKKISHSFEKDEETIKDAIKVSESLEKGYLHAKILAEPHSPGLIRLKDVINNALTHIENNIRSVLEVLKNYANNDFRNKLDTNEVQGDILSLYESLNTLRDSIARTVNTRINTSDKLKNISIGMLDSVQKISDGATSQASQLSQTSSILEEISSQIGGVSDKTLEVTKQAEDIKNIVGVIKDIADQTNLLALNAAIEAARAGEHGRGFAVVADEVRKLAERTQKSLGEIEANTNVLVQGINEVAESIREQSSGISQINESVSSLECVTRENVDIAHNSHEISEDLKSISIGISEDARKNLI; the protein is encoded by the coding sequence ATGGCAAATGGTCTTAATGTATCTATCAAAAAAATTAGCCATAGTTTTGAAAAAGATGAAGAAACAATAAAAGATGCTATAAAAGTTAGTGAATCTTTGGAGAAGGGATATTTACATGCGAAAATATTAGCAGAGCCACATAGTCCCGGATTAATAAGGCTAAAAGATGTAATTAATAATGCATTAACTCATATTGAAAACAATATCAGAAGCGTTTTAGAAGTATTGAAAAACTATGCCAATAATGACTTTAGAAATAAGCTTGATACAAATGAAGTGCAAGGTGATATTTTAAGTCTTTATGAATCTTTAAATACTCTAAGAGATTCTATTGCAAGAACGGTTAATACTAGGATTAATACAAGTGATAAGCTAAAAAATATATCAATTGGTATGCTAGATTCTGTGCAAAAAATATCCGATGGTGCGACTTCTCAAGCTTCACAACTATCGCAAACAAGCTCTATTTTAGAGGAGATTAGTAGCCAAATTGGTGGAGTATCAGATAAAACATTAGAAGTAACCAAACAAGCAGAAGATATTAAAAACATAGTAGGTGTAATTAAAGATATAGCAGATCAAACAAATTTACTAGCACTTAATGCAGCTATTGAGGCAGCAAGAGCAGGAGAACATGGTAGAGGATTTGCAGTTGTTGCAGATGAAGTTAGAAAGTTAGCAGAGAGAACTCAAAAGTCTCTAGGGGAGATAGAAGCAAACACAAATGTGCTTGTTCAAGGAATAAATGAAGTAGCAGAATCAATAAGAGAGCAATCAAGTGGAATCTCTCAAATTAATGAATCTGTAAGTTCGCTAGAGTGTGTAACTAGAGAAAATGTTGATATTGCACATAATTCTCATGAGATTAGCGAAGATTTAAAGAGTATATCAATTGGTATTAGCGAAGATGCAAGGAAGAATCTAATTTAG